A single genomic interval of Dysidea avara chromosome 8, odDysAvar1.4, whole genome shotgun sequence harbors:
- the LOC136265257 gene encoding uncharacterized protein, with translation MDHNTTFTIDQERKYARMYEEGFDLPDPQYEAWLKVNHPEHFRPEDDGDGESTDQLGNDVPSDALSSMDHDTTFTIDQERKYARRYEEGFDLPDAQYEAWLKVNHPDHLRGTAQQDTSGGNTPTSHRNSGACSTQSQQLY, from the exons ATGGACCATAACACCACCTTTACAATTGACCAAGAACGAAAGTATGCCCGTATGTATGAGGAAGGGTTTGACTTACCAGATCCACAGTATGAAGCTTGGCTGAAAGTCAACCATCCTGAGCACTTCAGACCAG AGGATGATGGAGATGGCGAATCAACTGACCAGTTGGGAAATGATGTACCTAGTGATGCTTTATCTTCTATGGACCATGACACCACCTTTACAATTGACCAAGAGCGAAAGTATGCCCGTAGGTACGAGGAAGGGTTTGACCTACCAGATGCACAGTATGAAGCTTGGCTGAAGGTCAACCATCCTGATCACTTGAGAGGCACGGCTCAGCAAGACACAAGTGGTGGTAACACTCCTACATCTCATAGGAACTCAGGAGCATGCTCTACTCAGAGTCAGCAGCTATATTGA
- the LOC136263610 gene encoding uncharacterized protein, which produces MPTSCVVVDCYNHHQTGGGISFYRFPSEDLERRRKWISFVSRKNEDGLPWEPADGDRVCSAHFISGKKSDDAGDPDFVPSIYPKTASKKLSSTRTTANVESVARFKRAKRRSLAKEIVEVEERGKEVTKRKEEERRAIVNQHVRKAFQHDHGSYCSRSKHPPARDESIASSCSLYLQSSRSGDERAICAEVECQTDEDGNVVARLQAENGMLRSMLLERPELDVRLLENNDRLTRFYTGMPTFDSFLALVEYLTPKAKELRAWKGSSTSLEEKQQHGSQCFGGLSIANQLFAVLVRLRLALPLTDVCTHFRMAEGTYSRMFTTWICFLSKELLLIFPFPSRNQVTQWMPRRFKKHFPNTRIIIDYYEIECQRPSGLMNASVTYSQYKSRNTWKVLVGCTPSGLVSFVSDAWGGRISDRELTEKSRLLDLLEPGDMIMADRGFDIQEAVAPKRILVNVPPRLESRQKQMAAHEVERTRRIAELRIHVERVIGRGRRFDILNQKFPNTMHDLVSNVNFVCMYLTNFDVPLVSY; this is translated from the exons ATGCCAACTAGCTGTGTTGTAGTTGATTGCTACAACCATCACCAAACGGGAGGTGGCATAAGTTTCTATCGTTTTCCGTCAGAAGATTTAGAGAGGCGACGAAAGTGGATTAGCTTTGTGTCACGAAAGAATGAAGATGGATTGCCCTGGGAGCCAGCAGATGGTGATAGAGTATGTTCTGCCCATTTTATCTCTGGAAAGAAGTCTGATGATGCTGGTGATCCCGATTTTGTTCCATCCATCTATCCCAAGACAGCTTCTAAAAAGCTAAGTTCTACTCGCACAACGGCGAACGTGGAGAGCGTAGCTCGTTTCAAGCGTGCAAAACGAAGATCTTTGGCTAAAGAGATAGTAGAAGTGGAAGAGAGAGGAAAGGAAGTAACAAAGAGAAAGGAAGAAGAAAGACGTGCTATCGTCAACCAGCACGTTCGAAAGGCATTCCAGCACGACCATGGCAGTTACTGTAGTAGAAGTAAGCATCCACCAGCTAGAGATGAATCGATAGCATCCTCGTGTAGCCTGTACTTGCAGTCGAGTCGGAGTGGTGATGAGAGAGCCATTTGTGCTGAAGTAG AATGCCAGACGGATGAAGATGGAAATGTAGTTGCAAGACTGCAGGCAGAGAATGGAATGTTAAGATCTATGCTGTTGGAGAGACCTGAATTAGATGTACGATTGCTGGAGAACAATGATAGACTGACAAGGTTTTATACAGGAATGCCAACATTTGATTCCTTTTTAGCCCTAGTTGAGTACTTAACACCTAAGGCTAAGGAGCTCAGGGCATGGAAAGGTAGCAGTACATCATTAGAGGAGAAGCAGCAACATGGTTCACAGTGTTTTGGTGGCTTATCAATTGCCAACCAGTTGTTTGCCGTTCTAGTACGATTAAGACTCGCTCTACCATTGACTGATGTATGCACTCATTTTAGAATGGCAGAGGGAACATACAGTCGAATGTTTACAACATGGATTTGCTTTTTATCTAAAGAACTTTTATTGATTTTTCCCTTCCCTTCACGTAACCAGGTTACACAATGGATGCCAAGACGGTTCAAGAAGCATTTCCCTAACACCAGAATTATCATAGATTACTATGAAATAGAATGCCAGCGACCCTCAGGGCTAATGAATGCTTCAGTCACATACTCACAGTACAAAAGCAGAAATACCTGGAAAGTTCTGGTAGGCTGTACTCCTTCTGGGTTGGTAAGCTTTGTGTCAGATGCTTGGGGTGGACGAATTTCTGATCGTGAATTAACAGAGAAGTCCAGACTTTTAGACTTGCTTGAACCGGGGGATATGATAATGGCTGACAGAGGCTTTGACATACAGGAAGCAGTAGCCCCTAAAAGAATTTTGGTTAATGTGCCTCCTCGTTTGGAATCTAGACAGAAGCAGATGGCAGCACATGAAGTAGAGAGGACAAGGAGAATTGCTGAATTAAGAATACATGTGGAGCGCGTTATTGGAAGAGGTCGACGTTTTGATATTCTTAATCAAAAATTTCCCAACACTATGCATGATTTAGTTAGCAATGTTAACTTTGTTTGTATGTATCTTACTAATTTTGATGTACCACTTGTTTCATATTAA